Proteins found in one Triticum urartu cultivar G1812 chromosome 4, Tu2.1, whole genome shotgun sequence genomic segment:
- the LOC125551783 gene encoding uncharacterized protein LOC125551783, with protein MKNEILGDRLPIRVSHIVAETQHGGLPLEEMQMLQLHQRFYVGVLCVSGSSSQGLAPWTGESSQPSWTHQGQGLHAAKSEATAKKTGLDVVTEEAHAAGEADYSVCTTGI; from the exons ATGAAGAATGAAATACTTGGAGATAGGCTACCAATTCG CGTATCACATATAGTAGCAGAGACTCAGCATGGGGGACTGCCGCTTGAAGAGATGCAAATGTTGCAACTTCACCAGAGGTTCTATGTTGGAGTTCTGTGTGTCAGTGGTTCAAG TTCACAAGGATTGGCACCATGGACTGGAGAATCGTCACAACCATCGTGGACACACCAGGGGCAGGGGCTGCATGCAGCCAAGTCCGAGGCGACTGCCAAGAAGACTGGGCTCGATGTAGTGACCGAGGAGGCGCATGCCGCAGG AGAAGCCGATTATTCTGTTTGCACGACGGGTATCTAA
- the LOC125554773 gene encoding uncharacterized protein LOC125554773 codes for MATTFTLLGAASSHGPGAGLAAGDDGHHYGCLGDGEPGEAGGRSAASPVYSSLAVSPAGDAAVALALAVPKMAAIDRNCNGCYHCQKIRRALLQMQELESHLIDRKNGRVSVWGAFSPQDVAIKIRKRTNRRVEILELWEAAGPGGGDEQGVGGGQMP; via the exons ATGGCCACCACCTTCACGCTGCTCGGGGCAGCCTCGTCCCACGGCCCCGGCGCCGGCCTCGCCGCCGGAGATGACGGCCATCAT TACGGCTGCCTCGGCGACGGCGAGCCGGGGGAGGCGGGCGGCCGGAGCGCGGCGTCCCCGGTGTACTCAAGCCTCGCCGTCAGCCccgccggcgacgccgccgtcgCCCTCGCTCTCGCCGTTCCCAAGATGGCCGCCATTGATAGG AACTGCAACGGGTGCTACCACTGCCAGAAGATCAGGAGGGCGCTGCTCCAGATGCAAG AGCTGGAGAGCCACCTGATCGACCGGAAGAATGGCCGGGTGAGCGTCTGGGGCGCCTTCAGCCCGCAGGACGTGGCCATCAAGATCAGGAAGCGGACCAACCGGCGCGTCGAAATACTAGAGCTCTGGGAGGCCGCAGGGCCGGGGGGCGGCGACGAGCAGGGCGTCGGCGGCGGGCAGATGCCCTGA